The Luteitalea sp. genome has a segment encoding these proteins:
- a CDS encoding type II toxin-antitoxin system ParD family antitoxin translates to MEIAIPKSLEALVRRKVEEGHYTTEAEVVADALRLMQVRDEVAAVKRDRLRDALEQGFEDVAAGRVIELETEDQIDALFASL, encoded by the coding sequence ATGGAAATCGCGATCCCGAAAAGTCTCGAAGCGCTCGTTCGCCGCAAGGTCGAGGAAGGCCACTACACCACCGAAGCGGAGGTCGTCGCCGATGCCCTGCGCCTGATGCAGGTTCGCGACGAAGTTGCTGCCGTGAAGCGTGATCGGCTCCGAGACGCTCTGGAGCAGGGCTTCGAAGACGTTGCGGCCGGTCGGGTGATCGAGCTCGAGACCGAGGACCAGATCGACGCCCTG